CATGACCAGGTAGAAGCCATGACTCTGGGAGACCGGATCGTGATCATGAACAAGGGCGAAATCATGCAAATGGCTACCCCGATGGAGTTGTTTAAAAATCCTGCCAATAAATTTGTGGCTGAATTCATTGGCACCCCAAAAATGAATTTTCTCACCGGCACTCTCTTCCAAACAAACCAAAAAATAGTGCTCAAAAGTGATTTTTTTGAGTTCGATCTTTCAGGGCTCTCCCTGAAAGATATTAAAAATCACATAGGCAAGGAAGTAGACCTGGGCATCAGGTCAGAAGATATACATGCCGATGCAACAGGGTTAAAACAATTCGCCCGGATCAGCACCCATATTATTGCCAGTGAGTTATTGGGCAATGAAAAACTCATTTATTCAGAATTTGGCGGCAAGGATATGGTTTCGAAATTCCGGTCAGAATACGCCATAGAGATCAATACCACCGTAGATCTATACGTCAACCTGGAAAAGGCCTATTTTTTTGATGGAGCTACCGGCCAATCTATAAAATAAAAAAAAACGCACAGGAAGTTTTTTAGAACCTGTCTAATTTAATAGCTTTGCACTTTTATTCATGTTTTCAGTTTTTATTCAGATTCTTCGCATAGCTTTGCGCCCTTCTTTCATTTTACACCACAGTTTCCGAGATGAAAAATACATATTTCGACTTAATCAATCAGACCTACTATTTCCCGCAGGAAGGCCTTGATCTCAATAACGGATACCTTTATTTTCATGGAGTTTCCCTCCAACATTTGATCGACACTTATGGTACGCCGTTCAGGATTACCTATTTGCCAAAAATTGGAGATCAAATAAAAAAAGCCACCAACTGGTTCAATAAAGCCATGAAGGTCAATGGTTATAAAGGCGACTATTATTATTGTTACTGCACCAAGTGTTGTCACTTTGAGCACGTCATCAGTAAAGCACTCGAATACGGTGTGAATCTGGAAACTTCTTCAAGTTTTGATATTGATCTGATCCTTAAATTATACGAAAAAGGTAAAATTGACACCTCCATTGTTTTGGTACACAATGGCTACAAAACAGATGAATACCTGGAAAAAATCATTAAGCTGAATGAATTGGGATTCAAAAATTCCATAGCGGTGATGGACAGCATGGAGGAACTGGACAGGCTATACAAGCGCCTGAAAGAGCCTATTAAAATAGGGATCAGGCTGGCCACTGACCTTCAGCCCCAATCCCCCTATTATACTTCCAGGCTGGGCATCAGGTCGTCGGAGATCATCAACTTTTACAAAAGCAAAATTGCCCGAAAATCAAAAGTGGAACTGAAAATGCTCCATTTTTTCGTAGATTCAGGAATTCGGGACACCTTATACTACTGGGGTGAATTCAATAAGGCCCTAAAGGTTTTTGTTGAACTTAAAAAAATTGCCCCTTCCCTGGACTCACTCAACATCGGAGGAGGGTTTCCCATTAAGAATAATCTCGGCTTTGAGTATGATTATAAATACATGGTCGGGGAGATTGTTCAGAATATCAAGGAAGAATGTATGAATGCAGGCGTTGAAGAGCCCGATATCTACACAGAGTTTGGAAAGTATTCAGTTGGAGAAAGCGGAGCCGTTATCTTCCAGGTATTGGAACAAAAGATTCAAAACGATACCGAAAACTGGTATATCATCAACAATAGCCTGATGAATACCATTCCCGATGCCTGGAGTATCCTGGAAAAATTCGTACTCCTGCCCGTCAACAAATGGAACGATGAATACGAAAAAGTAAATATCGGCGGGATCAGTTGTGATCATTCCGATTATTATAATTCTGAAGAGCTCAATCAACAAATCTTTCTCCCTAAAATGGATCCTAAAGACAAGGAACCCCTTTATATTGGGTTTTTCTATACCGGGGCTTACCAGGATGCCATCAGTGGGTACGGAGGCATCAAACATTGTCTGATCCCGTCCCCGAAACATATTGTAGTCGACCGCGATAATACAGGTAACTATACCGTCGCTTTATACAGGGATGAACAGCAGGCTGAAGATATGTTACGTATTTTAGGTTATTAATTGTCGGAAGCATTTATTGTGAAATTTTAAATTTGAATAATAATGGAAAGACCAATCACAAATTTCATGCTGGAACATTACCGGCATTTCAATGCTGCGACCACTGTTGACGCAGCAAAGGCCTATGTGGACCAACTTGAAAGTGGACATAATATGATGATCACCCTTGCCGGGGCAATGAGTACCGCCGAATTGGGAAAATCACTGGCAGAAATGATACGCCAGGACAAAGTTCAGATCATCACCTGCACCGGCGCAAACCTGGAGGAAGACATTTTCAACCTGGTGGCACACACGCATTACAAAAGGGTGCCCAATTACAGAGACCTTAGCCCACAGGATGAAATGGATCTTTTGAACCATCACTTCAACCGCGTGACCGATACCTGTATTCCTGAAGAAGAAGCCATGCGTCGAATTGAGCAAAAACTGGTGGACGTCTGGACCAAGGCAAAAAATGAAGGAAAACGGTTTTTTCCTCACGAATTCCTCTATCAAATAATTCGTTCCGGCGTGTTGGAAGGATCTCTCGATATTGATCCCAAAGACTCATGGATGGTAGCTGCCTGTGAAAAAAACCTGCCAATCATCGTACCGGGATGGGAAGATTCCACGACCGGCAATATGTTTGCCGCAAGATGTATGCGGGGAGAGTTCCAGTCTTCCATTGTGAAATCAGGAATTGAATATATGATGTTTTTGGCAGACTGGTATATGAAAAACGCAGGCAACAAAGGAGTCGGTTTTTTCCAGATCGGAGGTGGTATAGCTGGAGACTTCCCCATTTGCACCGTCCCAATGCTTCGGCAGGATATGGAACTTGATGAAACTCCTTTTTGGTCTTATTTTTGTCAAATCAGCGATTCAACCACTAGCTACGGATCCTATTCAGGTGCCGTGCCCAATGAAAAAATAACCTGGGAAAAACTGGATATTGAGACGCCTAAGTTTGTCATCGAAAGTGATGCTACAATCGTTGCACCCTTAATTTTTGCATATATACTCGGGTGGTAAACGAGTGTAAAAAAGCTTAAAACAGCGCAGCATTATTTAGTTGAAATTCAGATTTCAATTCAGTATTTATTCAGATTTTACCTGTAAAATTGCACTGAAATAAAATCAGGACCCCAATAAGGTTAATTATTGTTGATTTAACTTTTTAAAAATCACCCGAAAAAAACCTGCCATGCCGGTCGTTGCGCCATCCCGCCCAGCAAAAAAAAATGGTAATAAAGGTTTTTTCTTCATTATTTTTTTAGAATTAAACTTGTATCTTGGCGGCGCATTACGAAATTTTAAACAACCAGGTATGTCTAATGAAAGCCCAAACGCGAACCGTTATTCCAACGAAGAGCTCGCGGAGTTTAAGGTAATTATCGAACAAAAGCTTCAAAAAGCCAATGAGGCTTTAAAGTTCATTCTCGATCAGATTGAAGCCATCACTGAGGTCGGAAGTGAAGGCGACTGGATGGACGACACTTCCAATAGCAATGATCTTAAAATGCTATACACTATGGAGGGCCGCCACCGTAAACACATTATTGATTTGGAGAATGCCATGCTCCGCATCAAAAATAAAACTTATGGAGTTTGTTTGGCAACAGGTGAATTGATCGACAAACGTCGTTTGATGGCTGTGCCTACGACCACCAAAAGTCTTGAGGCCAAAATGATTGAGGCAAATCCTCCTAAAAAAGTTAACCGTCCCAGTACGGATGAAGAGAAAAGGATTCGAAAAGAAACCAAGCCAGTTTCTATTGTTAAAATCAAAAAGAAGGAAGTTAAATCTCCTGAAAAAATCAATCTCAAAGATCCTCTTGATTTTGTAAATGACGATCTGGATGATGATTTCGATGATCCTTTCCTCGGCGAAGATGACTTTTTAGCGGATGACATTAATTTTGACATCGATCTCGACGATTAAATAAGGTGGGTTTGCCAAAAGTATCTTTGCTCTAAATTGAATTCCCGGTTTTAAAAGTTACCATTGAAAGTGCTTTTAACCGGGAATTTTAAATTCCACTTGAATCGTCTATAATCTTTTCTCCTCCAAAAGAGCGAATTTCCTGCTCCCGTGCATTTTTTATAACCATTTCTTTTTTATCTTAGGCCAAACAACCTCTGATCTTTATTCAAAGGAATCCATAATTCAAAGAAATGAAACTACTATTAGTAGAAGACGAACCGGATTTACTCAGCTTGATGGAGAGGTATTTAAAGAGAGAAGGATACCTTTGTGAGCACGCTTCCAATTTTAAGGATGGGTTTATCAAAATAAACAATTACGAGTATGATTGTGCCATCATAGACCTGAACCTTCCCGGAGGGGACGGGCTGAAACTCGTAAAAATGCTCAGAGAAGATAATTCTGAAACAGGCATCCTAATCGTCTCGGCAAGAAATACAGTGGAAGACAGGATCAGGGGGCTGGAGATCGGAGCTGACGATTACCTGACCAAACCTTTTAACCTTTCCGAATTAAATGCCCGTATTAAGGCAGTATTGCGTCGCAAAACCAACCAGTTTAATAATGAACTCAACTTCGGAAAATTAATCCTCAATACGGATGAGCGAACCGCTATCGCTGATGGCAATTTACTGCAACTGACCAAAAAAGAATACGATATCCTTGTTTTTCTGGCCAGAAATAAAAACCGCGTCGTTACCAAAGACAGTATTGCCGAACACCTTTGGGGTGATTATATGGACAATGCCGTTTCCTTTGATTTTATTTATGCCCATGTAAAAAACCTGAGGAAAAAACTTGCCGAGAACAACTGCGGCGAATTCCTTAAAACTGTTTATGGTATTGGTTATAAATTCCATGGAAATTGATGCAATTGAAAAAACAATACAGTTTACCTATTGCCATAGCGCTGGCCTCCGCCATGCTTTTAACCGTATTCTTATTCCCTCCGGAATGGTACCTGAAAGTGGCCATTGTCGTCATCGTCCCCTGCATGGTCCTAATTATTGGAAACCGTTTGGTTACCTCCGAGCGGATAAATGCCATCAGGAGTCAATTGGAAAATATTATTCAAACGCTTGAAGGATTTGACCTGGATGAACCTAAGAAAGTGACCTTCGAAATTTCACACCTTCCCATTTTTAATGAATTAAACGAATACCTGATGGATCTCATCGACCGGGTCAGGTCAAACTACCACGCTAATAAACAATTCACCCAAAATGCCTCTCACGAACTTCAAACCCCTCTAGCCATTATAAAGGGACATGCAGAACTTTTACTACAGTCGCGAAACATAAGAAAAAAAGAAAGCGAAGCCCTTGGACTCATCCTTCAAAATGCCAACCGGCTTTCAAAGATCAACAATGCGCTGATTCTATTGTCAAAAATCGAACACCATAGGTTTGCAGATACTGAAATGGTAAACTTTTCAAAGGTCACAGACGATATCCTTAGTAATTTTGACGACCTGATCCAGATGAATGGCATTACCATAAAGAAAATCAATAATGCCGATATGGTAGTGGAAATGAGTAAATCCCTTGCCGAAATACTCATCACCAATTTAATCCAGAATGCCATCAGGCACAATTTGAAAAACGGGTTCATAGAAATGGTGTACGCTGCCGATGAGTTTTTGGTGACCAACCCGGGAGTAGAACTGGAATATCCCCCGGAAAGACTTTTTAAGCGTTTTAAAAAACAGTCCACCTCTGAAGAAAGCATCGGACTGGGGTTATCCATTATTAAAAAGATATGCGATCAAAACAATTTGGAGGTTGCTTACCTTCACCACGATAATATGCACACCTTTAAGATCAAACGGCTTAAAAATTATGCCCGCATTTAATTTTACTCGCCAATCCACCTGTATTTTGCCGGATTAAACCTGAAGTATTGAGGATTCACCTCTTCAAAAGGAATTTTTTGAAAATTGGTCAATAAATACTTTTTCTCCGCCAACTCCTCTTTATATTGGCCTTTTCTTTGAAGCATCAGCAAGCAAAATGATTTTTCCTTTCCCTCCATGGCACTTAATAAAATAGATTCATAGGAGATTCCCCAACTGATGATCATTTTATCTTCAATCTCCGGCGAATTTTGCATGACAAATAACTGTCCTCCTTCCTTTTCCTGCTCCTCCCCTATTTTTTGGGAAATCCATTCCAATCTTTCTGTATATGGCTTATGATTCATAAAAATAGCGAACAGCCGGAATCCAAAAATAATAATCAAAAAAGTTACAATACGATTTAATTTAACCTTTGGGAGTATTTCAAAAACAAAAGGAGTCATCACAAATATGGTCAATGGCATGTAACTAACCTCAATGTAAAATCTATACGTAGCATGTGGAGAACCAATATGTACCAGGGCCAGGTATCCCAGGCAGGAAAGCAATACAAACCCTGCAGAGACCCAGTTTTTCCTCCTAAGATACCAGGCCTCAACCACAAACAGGAAAATGGGGAAGAAGTACCAGTACTTTAGGCTATTGACCAAAAATTTCCTGTTAACCGGCATAGACAAATAATTGGGGAAATAATCAGTCAACCCTTTGGTAAACTGTTCAAATTTGCCGGAATCATACCAGTTTCCGGCAAACAAATGTTTTAACACCATTACCAAAATGAAAAAACCGGCGGTGACATACATTTCCTTTCGCCTGAAATCCGGTTGGGTCAATAAGAAAAAAAGAAAAAGAAAGAAAAAGGGAACAAAAATGAGCGGATGGTAAAATACCAGGGTGGGAATCAAAAAGAAGACAAAAAGCTTTTGCCACCCTTTTTTCAGGGTTGGAAAACGCAGCAAAAAAGCATAAAAAAAGAGGGTAAAAGCCAGCCCCTGCTGAAATTCTGAAGTGGCCCAATAAAATCCATCCAACACCGTCAGGGTAAATAAAAATACGAGTACCAGCCCCATATAATCATTTTTGAACCATTTGACAATCAAAAGGTACAAACAAAGATACAAGAGCGTGAAAGATATGGAATACAGGATTAAAACGACCTCCAGTGGAAATCCTGCCTGAATAGCTAAATAGGGTAAAACATGAACGATGGCCGATCCAAATCGAAAGACCTGAACCTGCAACCCTCCCTCCTGTATCATCAAAAAAGTCTGGTAGGCAATGTCAGCAAAAAGGGTCCGCTCTTTATAAAAAACAACCGACAGCAACAGCAACAAAACCATGGTAACGAAGCCCGTTCTTGCCGGCCATCGATTTGAAAATCGGTATGGGTATTCCATGCTTGTTATTCGAAATCTTTGTACAGGATATATTTTTTCCTCATGATCTTATAATTCGTAAGATCTTCCTGCCAGGAGCTCCTGATCTGATCTTCCGACATGCCCGCTTTAATTTGCTGGCGAAGGGTTTCATTTCCGGCCAACTTTTCAAAAAAATCAGTCTTTAAGAAAAAATTATCCTTATCGGGAAACTGATGATAGGCTTTTAATAAATAGCCCAGGTCAATTCGCCGCTGATTCCTGATAGTCTCCAACGGGATAGTGGTCAGGTCTTCCCCATAACACAATTGATCCTGCAACTTGGGGAATTTTGCGCCTGGCATAGAGACCGGAGTAAAGGAAAAACCACTATCCGGCAAAGCAGGATGCCCATACAACTGGAACTGTTTGTTGGTTCCCCTGCCTTCACTAAGCACCGTTGCTTCAAAAAAACAAATCGAAGGATACAGGTAAATGGACCGGCTATTGGGCAGGTTAGGCGAAGGTTTGACAGGCAATTCATAAAAAGTATTGTGGTCATAATTTTCACAGGGAATCACCGTCAGATCACATGATTCCGCACTGTTTATCCAGCGCTCGCCAGTGATCATCATCGCAAACTCACCACTGGTTAAACCATGAACCACAGGAACCGGATGCATGCCTACAAAAGACCTCCATGCAGTATCCAATACCGGACCATCAACATAGTAGCCATTGGGGTTGGGCCGGTCGAGAATCACCAGGGGAATCCCATATTCCGCACAGGCTTCCATCACCAGGGTCATGGTAGAGATATAGGTATAAAAACGCACCCCGACATCCTGCACATCATACACCAACAGGTCTATCCCTTCCAAATCTTCCTTAGAAGGTTTTCGCTTTTTGCCGTAAAGGGAAGTTATGGGTACTCCGGTTTTAGGGTCAAGGCCATCGGTTAGCTTCTCCCCGGCGTCAGCGTCCCCCCTGAATCCATGCTCAGGAGCAAATACTTTCCTGATATTTACACCCAGAGAGAATAAACTGTCTACCAAATGAACGGAGCCAATGGTTGAAGTTTGGTTGACTACCATAGCAATGCGATTGCCTTCCAATAATGGCATATAGACCTCTACCCTTTCAGCTGCTGTCTTGACGACTTTATTTTCGGCAACAGGCTGAGGCATGGCCTGTGTTTTTGATTCGAATACACAATTTTGTTGAAAAATTGTAAAAAAAAGAACAATTATTTTTAACTTCACCGTGTTGATATTTTGATGCTGTGATATTGCGATTGTTTGATTCTATGATTTGATACTTTGATATTGTATGTCGGATAAAATTTATGCCATTGTAGATATCGAAACGACAGGCGGTCGGGCCAGCCGGGATAAAATTACGGAAATTGCCATAGTTTTACACGATGGCGAAGATATTATTGATACTTACGAGACACTAATTAACCCTGAATGTTCCATTCCTTATGGCATAACCGAACTCACAGGTATCAACCAGGAAATGGTAGCCGATGCTCCCAAGTTTTATGAGGTGGCCCGGAAGATCGTCGAAATGACGGAGGATTGTATTTTTGTGGCACACAATGTCCGGTTTGATTATGGTTTCATCCGTACGGAATTCCAGCGATTGGGATTTAGTTTTGTCCGCAAACAATTGTGCACGGTGCGTCTGGCCAGAAAAACGATCCCGGGACTTGGATCTTACGGCCTGAGTAACCTCATCCGTTACATGGGCATTGAAGTGGACAACCGCCACCGCGCTATGGGTGATGCCCTGGCCACTGCCGAATTGTTCCGACGGATCATGGAAGCTCAACAGAATAAAACGGAAGTAGCCAGTATGGTCAACCTGGGGATCAAGGAATCCAAATTGCCAAAGAATATCAACATGGAATACATTCATGCCTTGCCAGAGGAATGTGGCGTTTATTACATGCACGACAAGGAAGGGAAAGTGGTTTATGTTGGAAAAAGTATTGACATCAAAAAGAGGATTGCCAGCCACTTTGCGGAACAATCCTCCAAAGCCTCCAGGTTGCAGCAATTGGTCCATGAGATCACTTACGAACCCACCGGAAGTGAATTGATCGCCCTCCTGCTCGAATCCCATGAGATCAAAAGAATTCGCCCACAGGTAAACAGGGCACAGCGATCCCAAAGATTTCCCTGGGCCATCCATTATTATTACAATGACGACGGGTTTATTTGTTTTGATGTCATAAGAGTGGCGGCTAAAGACAGGGCGAAATATCATTTAATTTCTGAATACCCCAAACCGGCCATTGCCAAGGGGCGGCTCAACTTTGTGCTGGAGAATTTCGAACTTTGTGCCCGATATTGCAATATTCAAAAAGGAAATGGCGCTTGTTTTAATCATCATGTAGGCAAATGCCACGGGGCCTGCGCCGGCAAAGAAGACAGGGCGAGTTACAACATCAGGGCCCAGGAAGCCCTGGAATCTTTAACCGCCATTTTTAAGGAGAATTTTTTTATCATAGATAAAGGCCGATCTGAAGAAGAATTAGGCGTGGTGCTGGTTAGTGATGGCAATTACCAGGGATTTGGCTACATTGACAAGCAGGAGAATCATAATGCTTCTACCCTACTGGACGCCATCAAATACTATCCGGGCAACCCTGAAACCACACGAATCATCCAGTCTTTTTTGAGTAAACATCCGGAAGTGAAGGTGATTAAAATATAGTTTTACACAGGGCCACTCTAAAAAAGGCAGCCCCGGAAAATCCGAAGCTGCCTCAGAAGGAATTAAAATTTAAGGTGCTTAATTCTAATATTCTAAAATCAATCCTTTACAATTTTCAAAGTCGTCGTACCTGTACCACTTTGTATCCTGGCAAAATAAATGCCTTCGGGAAGGGCGACAATATTCAGCTCTGCCGTATTGGTTCCGATTTTGCCCTCTCCGGTTTCCGACATTACAACGGCACCGTTAATACTCATCAGATCAATCTGATACCTGGTGGCTTCTGACAGGTCAAAACGAAGATTGACTTTTTGGGTCGCCGGATTCGGATATGCAGCGGTGGCAGTAATCGCTTCTGTTTCATCAACACCTGTGGTCAGGGAATACTGAGGTGTCCCCGCGAAATCATCTTCATCCAGATTGACGGTGGCGCTTAGCGTATTGGTACAACCCGAGGCACTAATGATCGTAAGGGTTACCTCATAGGTTCCTCCTGCCTGATATTGGTGGATAGGAATAAACTCATCGCTGGTTGAGCCATCACCAAAGTCCCACTGGAATTCAATGGCGTCCGGTGACGACAAATTGAGGAAGAATACCGTATTATCATCGAGGTCGTTGGAAGGGTCACCACCAATAAATGGTACGAACAAGGCCAAACATTCATTTTCATACCAAACGTTGGGATCGGAGAAAACCAGCATACTCACCGTGCTGCTGCAATCATCATTTCCAACGGTAAGGGTAACGATGTAAACACCCGGATTTTCATATACATGAACGGGGTTTTGTTCGCTGCTGGAAGTGCCATCACCGAAGTCCCATGACCAGTAAGTCAGGTCGCCTATAGACACATCGTGGAAAGCAAAAGAAGTACCCACATCATTGGCCAGATCAAAATAGAAGATCGCCTGGCAATCAGGGCCCTCATAGGATCCACCGTTTCCAACGCAAATGTGGAGTTCAAAAACGGAAGTGCAACCTTCTGATGTTTCAATTTCAAGGGTTACTTCGTAGATGCCCTCTCCTGGAAACAAATGCGTCGGATTTTGCTCGGTACTGGTGGTACCGTCACCGAAATTCCAGGCCCATGAAGTGATCTCACCTGTGGAGGCATAAGAGGCATCGGTAAATGAAACTTCAAGTCCAATGATGCCTATCGGGTTATCATAGTTGATGTAAAATTCGGCATAACAATCCTGCTGCCAGTTGCAATCGACGTATGAATCAGGTCCATACCCTTCACATTCGGCAAAACAAGCGTTCGGGAAAGTAAAAATAGCTCCTCCCGTGGCAACGCATACAGGATCCCAGACGTCCGGGCAATTACAATCATTTTGACAATCTACAAAGGAATCAGGGCCGTAACCCTCACACTGTGCAAAACAGGCGTTGATAAATTCAATGATCTGTCCGTCAGGCATTATTACGCAAACCGGATCATAATTCTCGGGGCAATCGCAACCTCCATCGCAAGGGAAATACATATCTGCAGTGAAGCCTTCACACTCCGCATAACAGGCATTTGGAAAAGTTAGGAAGCCCCCGGAAGGAGTAGCCACACATACCGGAGCCCATACATCAGGACAGACACAATCATCCACACAATCTACGTATGAATCCGGGCCGTAACCTTCACATTCGGCAAAACAGGCATTGGGGAAGGTTAAGATAGCTCCCCCTGTAGCCACGCAAACAGGATTCCATTCATCTGTGCAATTGCAATCATTACAATTAACAAAGGAGTCCGGACCGTAACCGGCACACATGGCATAACAATCATTGGAAAAAGTAATTATTTGTCCATCCGCTGTTTGCACACAAACCGGTGCATATAGATCAAAACAATTACAGTCATCTTCGCAATTTACATAAGTATCGGCCCCATAGCCCTCACATTCCGCTAAACACTGGTTGGGGAAGGAAATAATGAGTCCATCCGGAGTGGCCACACATACCGGATCCCAGATGAAATCACAATTACATGGATCCACCCAATCGCATTCGATTAACTGGGCATCTGTATAACCTTCGCATTCAGCAAAACAAATATTACTAAAAGTCACCGTATCGCCGGCGTCGTTTACCGCACAAACAGGATCCCAATAGTCAGGACAGTTGCAGGAAACAATATCATCGATCCAGACTAAAGAGGTAAAAGTGGAAGAACAGGAATCACTCGCGATAGTGAGGGAAACCTCATAAGATCCGGTTTCGGCCCATTCATGAGTGGGGTTAGGTTCAGTGCTCGTGGTGCCATCCCCAAAATTCCACAACCAGGAAGTGGTAGGAGGAAAAGAATAGGAAACATCATAAAAAGCGACTTCATAGGGCTGAACAGAAACCTGCTCGTAATAGAAATACGCATCGCAAACAACCGGAGGATCAACCGGATCGTCGTTGGTGCAAACATAAAAATCGATTACAAAACTCAAGTTGTCCGGGATAGCTGCCAGATCTATGTCCTGCTGTTCCCCGGTACAGAAATCAAAAACGGAAACCACGGCAAGAAAGTCAACAAGTGGACTTATCTCTGCCTCAAATTCAACAGAATAAAATCCGGATTCATCTGTAACAGCATCAAAAACATCTCCTGTGGAGGTTACGATCATCACCGGGTAACCCGGTATTGGCTGAGCCAATCCATCGGGTCCAAAGTAAACATGTCCGCTTATATTAGCTGTTTGGGACATCCCCCAAAAACTCAGCAGCATTAAGGTGAAAGTGTAAAAGGTTTTTAAATTCATTTTTTGTACTTTTGTAATGGTTAAATAATTGTAGAAAATTTATTTTTCCATACAGCCGCCTGTTTTCAGTCGGCTGTATTCGTTTTTTTATAGGTTATTCCCGTTGGATGATCACTTTTTTGGTCAATGACCCCTCCTCTGTATGAATCCTGAGAATGTAAATCCCCGGAGACCATTTTTCCAGATGCCTCACTTCATAAAAATACCTTTCCTCAATCCGCTGCGCTAGAATACATTCTCCTAAGGTATTGAATAATTCAAGGCCCGTCAAAGGAATTTCTGATTCGATATAAAAATAATTTCGTGCCGGGTTCGGGAATAACTTAATACTTTCTCCCAATGGTTCACTAAGGCCAACAGGCAGTGCCTCCGGGCCATAGATCATAAGATTAACACTATCTGAAACGATGGGAACCGACCAAAAATCAGCGTTGACTGATTTTATGTTCCGGATATTGACAATTACATTCGAACTGTCAGCTGGGGAAGCAAGTAAGGTGCCCAGGTCGTCAATAACGATAAGAGAAAGCGTACCGATCTTCCCATGGCCGGCGACTGCCGACATTCCATTTCGGCTTATCGCAATTTCCTTTGTGCCCAATTCACTTTCAGGACCCTGAAAATCAAAACATCCGACACCTACGTTAATCCAGGAATCTTCCTCGGGCACAAAATGGATAGCTGCAATAAATTCGGGATCGTACTCAATGGTAAAGGCAATGCCCTGAAAAGATTC
This sequence is a window from Lewinellaceae bacterium. Protein-coding genes within it:
- a CDS encoding T9SS type A sorting domain-containing protein, with amino-acid sequence MPFKKMRFYLALSLIINLLSAESVFGQVFPGDADNNGIVNNLDVLNIGYALGTYGPSRLETGAQPGTETFTILWSDYFPQGLNFAFTDADGNGWVNYLDIATVSANYGSENPNGSETVNFYPGIPGVHSPLYLDKSEVPDFPTEGSYFEIPVYLGSEDIPLESFQGIAFTIEYDPEFIAAIHFVPEEDSWINVGVGCFDFQGPESELGTKEIAISRNGMSAVAGHGKIGTLSLIVIDDLGTLLASPADSSNVIVNIRNIKSVNADFWSVPIVSDSVNLMIYGPEALPVGLSEPLGESIKLFPNPARNYFYIESEIPLTGLELFNTLGECILAQRIEERYFYEVRHLEKWSPGIYILRIHTEEGSLTKKVIIQRE
- a CDS encoding PKD domain-containing protein; this encodes MNLKTFYTFTLMLLSFWGMSQTANISGHVYFGPDGLAQPIPGYPVMIVTSTGDVFDAVTDESGFYSVEFEAEISPLVDFLAVVSVFDFCTGEQQDIDLAAIPDNLSFVIDFYVCTNDDPVDPPVVCDAYFYYEQVSVQPYEVAFYDVSYSFPPTTSWLWNFGDGTTSTEPNPTHEWAETGSYEVSLTIASDSCSSTFTSLVWIDDIVSCNCPDYWDPVCAVNDAGDTVTFSNICFAECEGYTDAQLIECDWVDPCNCDFIWDPVCVATPDGLIISFPNQCLAECEGYGADTYVNCEDDCNCFDLYAPVCVQTADGQIITFSNDCYAMCAGYGPDSFVNCNDCNCTDEWNPVCVATGGAILTFPNACFAECEGYGPDSYVDCVDDCVCPDVWAPVCVATPSGGFLTFPNACYAECEGFTADMYFPCDGGCDCPENYDPVCVIMPDGQIIEFINACFAQCEGYGPDSFVDCQNDCNCPDVWDPVCVATGGAIFTFPNACFAECEGYGPDSYVDCNWQQDCYAEFYINYDNPIGIIGLEVSFTDASYASTGEITSWAWNFGDGTTSTEQNPTHLFPGEGIYEVTLEIETSEGCTSVFELHICVGNGGSYEGPDCQAIFYFDLANDVGTSFAFHDVSIGDLTYWSWDFGDGTSSSEQNPVHVYENPGVYIVTLTVGNDDCSSTVSMLVFSDPNVWYENECLALFVPFIGGDPSNDLDDNTVFFLNLSSPDAIEFQWDFGDGSTSDEFIPIHQYQAGGTYEVTLTIISASGCTNTLSATVNLDEDDFAGTPQYSLTTGVDETEAITATAAYPNPATQKVNLRFDLSEATRYQIDLMSINGAVVMSETGEGKIGTNTAELNIVALPEGIYFARIQSGTGTTTLKIVKD